DNA sequence from the Oryza brachyantha chromosome 5, ObraRS2, whole genome shotgun sequence genome:
CCTTGCTATCATAAACATATGTAAAAACTATCACCTCTACGttgtcttaaaataaaagaaataacaaaattgCTATACACATGAAAAAACGTATGATTTTTGTACGACCGCGATGTCTGTCATCTGCGACGTCACTGGTTGTGAGCTATGGTGTAAACTCGTTGGGCCTTGCCTCACGTCGTCATGTTTTTACCGTTCGAGCCGTGCATGTTAGTCGGACGTAAAACAAcgtttaagaaataaaaaggacATAAACTAACTTAATTCTACGAATCTGAACATACATTCATGTAGATTTTTGGTATTTCAAGATGGAAGGAGACTTCATTATTGAAAACACTCTATTTTCGCTTCTACatttacttataagccaaaatttaaatttttaatttagattagattttgttaatttttcatcgtaatttatttttcagatatataaatatattcataattttttatttataaacaacgTTTGTTTTTTCCCGAAACAATCGGCCCCGTCAACTGTCTAGCCCCTTCAACGGTCTATGCTCGACACTGTGCCGCTGTGGCTAGCGAGCGAGACCACATGTCGCTAGAATACATCATGGTTGCATGTAACCATGCGCGCTGCGGGGCGCGAACCGTGCACCACGCCACGCCTACTTTCCGACTTCGTTGGAGAGGTTCCAACTCGCAACTTGCAAGCGTGGCTGATGCAACTTTTTTCTCCGAATACCACGGTGGGAAGGTCCGTACGTGGCCCACCCTGTCGTCCCCTGCAGTTCGCTCCGATGTGCCAACCTCTTCGACACGCCGGCTCTACTACTCTACTACTACTCGTACTAGTCTAGTAAAAGTTGTCTCGCGGTCGCAGTCTCGCTCGCCTCTCGCGCGGCTCGTCACCAACCTCAAACCAACCCACCACCACACCGCGGTCCACGCCCGCCACTGCCGCTCCCCCAAAAACCCTTCTCCGGCGGCCTacgccgccgctcgcctgCCATGGCCTCCCCCACGCCcaactccctctcctcctcttacTCCCTCCCCGCGTCGTCCTAcacttcctcctcccccttccACCTCCATCTGCAGCAGCCCGTCCCCCACCTCCCCGCCATCTCCTTCCCGCGCTCCCTCCCGCTCAACCTCCCcgtcctccgcctcgcccgtcccctcctccctcccgtgcCGCTGGCCTCGTCCGGAGGCGGCGACATCGGcataggcggcggcggcgatggcgacatCCCATcgggtggtggaggcggcggcgaggacgtggGTGACAACACGGGCGGTGGAGGgggcgagggcgacgacgacgcgtcgGTCAACAGGAGGGAGGCGCTGTTCGTGCTGGCGCAGCTGGGGCGGAAGCTCGAGAGCCTCCCTGCGGAcctcgccgtggccgtggAGGGCGGCCGTGTCCCCGGGGAGATCGTGCAGCGGTTCGCCGACCTCGAGAAGTCGGCCCTCTTCCGATGGCTGCTCCAGTTCGGGGGCTTCAAGgagcgcctcctcgccgacgaccTCTTCCTCGCCAAGGTCGCCATGGAGTGCGGCGTCGGAATCTTCACCAAGGTCCGCGAGAAAATTTTCcaacattattattattattattattattattatatattttatttctgtgTTATTATGTGGTTCGTAGTTCGGATCATACAGATGTGGTGGTTTGGTTTGCTGTGGTTTGACTGCCTTTACTGTCAAATCTTTTGTGGTCTGGCCGTCTAGAGAGATGAGATGCCTACTGATTCCCTGGCTTAGATTGTTTTAAGAGTCGGGGTTTGGTTTGATGGTGATGCGCGTCTAATTCTGGCATTGCTCCGTCGCTTCCGAGATGTTAAGGGTGCTTGTGCACAACTGGCTGTATTTGGATGGGTCCCTTCAGTGATGAATGGACCAAGAATATTTGTGCGTAATGCTTGGTTTAGATGCCTGTTCAAAGTAACCAGAAGGATTTATCGAacaaattaagtattaaaacAGATTCTGGGTTAttatctattattattatatgaaaaaaggGAACAGAACCTTGCAGAGAAGGGAGCAAAATAAAGGCTTTGagtattctaaaaaaattagtttattaaaTTAAAGAGGCATAAACCAGTGTTTCTGTTGCtggaaatataagtatttatgcaATTTACTGGAGTATAATATTACAATTACTTTGCTTTATATGGACCACTTGCCAAGATGAAATGGCCACCTTCTGTTGGCTATCTGTGGTCCTATCCTTCAAACAACCAAATACCAAGCGCATAGAGACCTTGGAATTACTTCATTGTATGAGGAACATTGGTCCATCTGCTGGTAGCAAAGAAAGTACATGCCATGCAGGGGTACCTCGTTTGTATTGAGTACATTGTTTTCAGTGACAACTCAATATTATCACTTGAACTTTACCATGCTGCACCTTTCTTCTTTCTACTCCCTTAGTCTGAAATTGTTTCCCTTAGAATCTTCCTTTTACTATGGATATGTTTCCCTTAGAATCTTCCTTTCACTATGGATACATTTTATGGTTCTGTGATTCAGTCCACAATGCTTGTACAAATTTCTTACAGATGATTTGGCATGTTCTCGCCAATTTTTGTAGACTGCAGCAGAGTATGAGCGAAGGAGGGAAAACTTTGTTAAAGAGCTCGACTTTGTGATTGCAGATGTGGTATGCTTCTGGCATTTCAGATTTTGCCATAGTTTATTCTGCAAATCTAGAAATTTGTTTATTCTGCTGAATTGCTCGCCTTTGTGCCTTCAGAACTAAGGGTTTATTATGCCAAGGGTACATGTATGTGGTTTCAGATTGTTGAAAAACAAACTGTAAACATGTGGTTTATTTTAATACAATTGAGCACCCCCATGCCTCTCCCTTCATCTGTATCGTAAGGTCAAATTAGTATTCTCAATGCAATCGAAATCTGATTTATTCTTGCctaatttacaaaaacatGCATAATAGTTGTATGAAAGGAAGAACATACCTTTTCTTTATGGTGTCATGTCTAGTGGTAACTCTTGGTGCAAATATACGTCTACTTATTTAGACATTAATTGAACTCAGTATATTCTAGGAAGAAAACCTGTGAAAGTTGCCTGCAAAGTCTTCGAAAAGGccaatcatataaaatttaaaatgttattAAGTCAACTCCGAATATTTGCAAAATGAAAAGGTAAAGGTAGTTGCAAAGTCTTTGGCAAGGTCTAGTGGTCAATCATATAAAGTTTCAAACTCAACTGTacggaggtgattgtttggcttttgcaaaaaataatttgtgaataaaacttttatatgcgtattcttagcgatctaaaagtcaatgctgaaaaataaacttcggtaaaaaaaccctaaaatcaactccaaatttaaggttgaaaattcaaattttggcttgtaagcataagcagaagcgaaaatacGTTTGTAATGCATACTAGAAACAAAagttgtgatttttttcttagttcTTATGGATGATACCCTTTTCccattttagatatttttgttttggtttgctagaatttttcttttgtttttcgcAAAGTATAAATTAAGCTTGGACATTaaatttgagtaaatttcactttGGGCCACTTATTTTGACCAAAATTTCACAATGGACTATGGCTAAATCAACCTTTTCACTTAACACCACATGCCTTTGCACTTGTTGGTAGTTTAGACTAGGTTTGAGTACAAAATAGCACATGTGAGAGAAAAGCTGGTTCTAACCATCATCTTCATttgtattaatataaatatgttttgagaatcatgtgaaaaatgttttaagCTATAATCTCAGAATCATTCGTTTAGCAAATCAGAAATCAGAGATGATGTGAATATATTCATAAGAAAGACATAAGTTGATATGCATCAAAGGGGAAAATGAGTAGAAgggaaatataaataaaagtagttGCTTAGATAACTTTCAGACtagaaaagaataaagaaTATCATACAAGTTTTTACCTTTATAAAATTCATCCCTTGTTGTATGaatctttttcatattttttctgtgTGTTGACCCCCTAGTCCAAATTGCAAACTTGTGCAAAGATATATGGTGTTAAGTGAAAAGATTGGTTTAGACCTAGTCCATTGTGAAACTTTGGTCAAAATATCTGGCCCAAAGTGAAATTTGCTCAATTTTGCAGATGGCTGGAAGGGATACCTcccccctttttttcctttgaattTTGGAAGTAGaagattttttgtatttttaaacatttttaataaataattttattactaaacctcgaaGGAAGATATTTTCATCATCTGAACATTTTTGACCACGCCATCCCTCTTGGCGTGACAAAAAGAACTATCACGACAAGCTGGCTGGCGTGGCAAGATTGCCACACCACCATCATTGGTGTGACAAACAACACTGCCACGCCAACTACTCGTGGCAGGGTTGTGTTGCCACACCAGGAGGGgatggcgtggccaaaagttTCATATGATGCCACACCAGGAGGGGATGGCGTGACCAAAAGTTTCATATGATGGTAATATTTACAttcgaggtttagtaataaaattatttattaaaaatgttttaaaaataaaaaatatcatagtaGATTGCCCTAAGGGCCTGCTTGGGAgagcttctcccagctgcagcttttcccagaagttgcttctgccagaagctgccaCGAACGGTctacagcttctgagaatctataattacagattttggaaaataaactaagaatctggagaagctgggtttaggagcttttccagattctcagaaactggTTGCCAAGCAGCAGCTtatcagaatctaaagctcccccaaacatgccctaaatGAGTTACAGCGTTAGCACTGAGTTAAGGCTACAACTTAGCTAACTGGTGTGGCTGGATAAGTTTTTGTTTAGTCAACACATATTGTTCCATTCTCAACCTTCATATAACATAGTCATTTGGTAGTTGGTACTCATAAAAGAGAAGGTATTGCAAGATTTTCTTTAATGTAGGACTTCGTCTGTGCCTTCATTGCAATAGTTGTGCTGAAAACTGCTAGAACCATGTCagaaaatatttggacacATAATTCCTGAAATAGCACCAATCAGCAACGAATAATCCCATTTCTTACTATCAACAATTGATTTTTCCACTTCGATTGTAGATGGCTTGCGAAATAAGCACAggacaaatttatataaatgacTCTTAATTTCATGCTTAATTTATTCTTGTTCACCACTTCTTTCAACTACGCCAGTGCTATCCAAGTTCTATCAAGCTGAAATGGTACTAGATGAATTGTGAATATAATAACTATCACCTATCGTAAAcaacacattattttttttattcttttatcaTTACTCATAAGAGTTTTAATCTGTAGTTTTCATACTTTCCAGGTCATGGCAATAGTTGCAGACTTTATGTTGGTCTGGCTTCCTGCTCCAACTGTGTCTCTTCAGCCACCGCTAGCAGTAAATGCAGGATCTATTGCTAAATTCTTCCATAATTGCCCAGATAATGCCTTCCAGGTGACAAAACAATGCCTCTGATTGATCTAAGCTTGTTTTAAGCTTAACTTCCCTTCTTTCCTCTTGGCATAGATGTAAATCTTCCTTTTCAGAAGGGAAGATTATTCCCTCTTAAAACTTGAAAATGAACTAACTTCTCCTGCAGGTGGCTTTGGCTGGAACATCATATTCCCTTTTGCAGCGTGTAGGAGCTATTATGGTATCTTTCTGGGCCATGTTGTGAacttacatatttattttgaaccgAAATCACATAATTTTAGCAGGTTATTTCCTACTGTCTAACAATTTGGCTTCTTTCAGAGGAATGGTGCAAAACTGTTTGCAGTGGGAACTAGTGCATCCCTGGTGAGTTTGTTATAGTTGTTATATTAGACAAAAAAGTGCATCACTCTATTTTCCCTAGTATTAATTGGCACCAGTAGACCAAATTGTTTACTTTCTCAACTTGTTTGTGATGTGTGGGAAGTAATGGTTTGTTACAAAAATATACAAGAAGATAATATTAGGAGAATATAGTATATGCTTGGTGACCTTGGTCCTTTTATTCATATTCTAAGTACTGCCTATTTGTTTGTTGGAAATCTTGAGGCTTGGAGTGTATGGGACTCCATAAGTTGCCTGTATAAATGTAGTGACCAGAgcttggatttttttcccaaaaaattgaaagaaCAATTATGCATTCCAGGATGccacatatattttcttttcagttaAACGACatttcagaaataaaaaaaagagtgattTATTGATCATACGTTGGCGCTACTTTGTGGTAAAACAACTTTGAGCCATTGTCGCTTTTATCCAATCCACTTTCCAGGACTATCTGTGAAATCTTACTATGTGTATCCAATTAATCTTCAGATTGGAACTGGTGTAACCAATGCACTGATAAAAGCACGAAAGGCTGTTAGTAAGGATTTTGAAGAAGAAAGTGAGAATATTCCAATTGTATCAACTAGTGTTGCCTATGGTGTATACATGGCGGTTTCAAGTAACCTCAGGTAACACATGCATTTGTTTATACATATACCCACGAATGTAAATAACTGTTCATTTACCTGATGGAAAGGTTAACATACGGACTCTTGTAGCACTTGCCACAACAATCATCTACGTGGcctaatataatatttttttgggggggtgCTTCTTTTAAATTCCTTTTGAACAGATACCAAATTCTGGCTGGAGTGATTGAACAGAGGATGCTTGAGCCATTACTGCACCGCCACAAACTAGTATTGAGTGCGCTGTGCTTTGCAGTTCGGACTGGGAACACATTCTTGGGTTCTCTACTGTAAGTAATCTGCACCCCTCTGGAGCCAGATGGTTAAACTCTGCTTCTCTTTCTGACCAGGTCACTTATGGATAAACTTCTACCTTTACAGGTGGGTTGACTATGCCAAATGGATAGGCATACAATAGGTTTGA
Encoded proteins:
- the LOC102713740 gene encoding protein RETICULATA-RELATED 4, chloroplastic-like, with translation MASPTPNSLSSSYSLPASSYTSSSPFHLHLQQPVPHLPAISFPRSLPLNLPVLRLARPLLPPVPLASSGGGDIGIGGGGDGDIPSGGGGGGEDVGDNTGGGGGEGDDDASVNRREALFVLAQLGRKLESLPADLAVAVEGGRVPGEIVQRFADLEKSALFRWLLQFGGFKERLLADDLFLAKVAMECGVGIFTKTAAEYERRRENFVKELDFVIADVVMAIVADFMLVWLPAPTVSLQPPLAVNAGSIAKFFHNCPDNAFQVALAGTSYSLLQRVGAIMRNGAKLFAVGTSASLIGTGVTNALIKARKAVSKDFEEESENIPIVSTSVAYGVYMAVSSNLRYQILAGVIEQRMLEPLLHRHKLVLSALCFAVRTGNTFLGSLLWVDYAKWIGIQ